A part of Brassica rapa cultivar Chiifu-401-42 chromosome A05, CAAS_Brap_v3.01, whole genome shotgun sequence genomic DNA contains:
- the LOC117134361 gene encoding uncharacterized protein LOC117134361 produces the protein MGQIQGISLNKALLEGRGAAIVELLTFIQRMMTRWFCARRKKAEKHRGLVSVEVDKQMTKNMATMKGSKINAVNSWSSQILGKFGRSDKVMLAERKCSCTYFDNIKIPCGHAMLAADGIGVPYDTLCGHWYKTSVWRETYAGVINHHGAARDVDIPEEVGSQVVYPPSTKRQLGRRRKTRIPSTER, from the coding sequence atgggtcaaatccaaggtatatcacttAACAAGGCTTTGTTGGAAGGAAGGGGAGCTGCTATAGTAGAGTTGCTGACTTTCATACAGAGGATGATGACCAGATGGTTTTGTGCAAGAAGGAAAAAGGCTGAGAAACACAGGGGTTTGGTTAGCGTTGAAGTGGACAAACAGATGACAAAGAACATGGCAACTATGAAGGGGAGCAAGATAAATGCCGTGAATAGCTGGAGCAGCCAAATTTTGGGGAAATTTGGAAGATCAGACAAAGTGATGCTAGCAGAGAGGAAGTGTAGTTGTACGTATTTTGATAATATCAAAATCCCGTGTGGCCATGCTATGCTTGCAGCTGACGGGATAGGCGTGCCTTACGACACCTTGTGTGGGCATTGGTACAAAACGAGTGTGTGGAGGGAGACGTACGCTGGCGTTATCAACCACCACGGTGCAGCTAGAGATGTTGATATACCTGAAGAAGTGGGCAGTCAGGTTGTTTACCCTCCTAGTACGAAGAGACAACTTGGGAGACGTCGCAAGACACGCATACCATCGACGGAGAGATAA
- the LOC103848017 gene encoding uncharacterized protein At4g04775, giving the protein MSSSSSASRSQTHTTRGIPSKYWCGSNLTTFGAQTKENLYRRFYRCEIAIKRQSEHHLFKWIDEAIIDEIRMVDKKVTHLQSDFQSIKRTTTMRLQEHGKKIDESLLEMKRIFHDQTILLEELRNKSTSVLDAKSHCPLLNVAAAAIALGTLAWLYAKMTSI; this is encoded by the exons ATGAGTTCATCTAGTTCTGCATCTCGCTCTCAAACACACACTACACGGGGCATTCCTTCCAAATATTGGTGTGGGTCGAACCTGACTACCTTTGGTGCTCAGACCAAAGAAAACTTATACCGCCGTTTCTACAGATGTGAAATCGCCATCAAG AGGCAATCTGAGCACCACCTTTTCAAATGGATAGACGAGGCCATCATCGACGAGATTAGAATGGTTGATAAAAAGGTCACCCACCTTCAGTCCGATTTCCAATCAATCAAGAGGACAACAACTATGCGTCTGCAGGAACATGGCAAAAAGATTGACGAGAGCCTCCTGGAGATGAAAAGGATTTTTCATGACCAAACAATCCTCCTTGAAGAATTAAGAAACAAATCAACCTCAGTTCTGGATGCTAAATCCCATTGCCCGCTCCTCAACGTGGCTGCTGCTGCCATTGCTCTAGGTACCTTGGCGTGGTTGTATGCAAAAATGACCAGCATCTGA
- the LOC117134183 gene encoding uncharacterized protein LOC117134183 yields MRKPKSKKKVHVEDEETPPQYKVGGPSSPDLRLPRRLFAMDRFPTRRLNIYSSPDLLPFIRNVLRDTPEFETIRRSCFGNLFDLPARQCPVSCKLIHPFLTRQLVCLPKNTLWSAFGGYPFRYGLEEFGTVTGLPCGSYPERYKPNTGKAIVAGKDRVWKRLFGKKKVVTIADLCRMLETDKDMDGWKKIWIALIIIVDGVLIAHKQEARPTPRYVRMVENLKTESFLKTISCMKPLNFVPKKCEDPVATLVKTLKQRSFRLQGFPLSLQLVAFRAIPQLLDYIPAPLNNLTVMDLEDGTLPQHKSINAIHIRRVEFDPNLVVTPIIPIENQPQPGWGPFPDDAKDDSVIYLEQFIGDQHSFNKHMWHGGVISEPIINKPKIRVKKKSATIKQSLQTRQPSARKQRRISSYFTCSTTQSFTNVQLTEMVIQLSTQMKQLKREMKRRKKRSHARLSSFNKLFSRRKQSNTPPHTPEPSHNQDQAPMETDDLPQKTSPIISQYEAQLHRDSADDPQDSSLSPTTASTQRVSTFHLTATTQVPTHPPTTKFTVVNSPPFTPLLHLVICLLLAPLRATIASTYRVSTFHLTTTTHVSTHLLTTTMTEGKSPVFLIKLLHLVR; encoded by the exons ATGAGGAAACCAAAGTCAAAGAAAAAGGTCCATGTAGAGGACGAGGAAACGCCACCACAATACAAAGTCGGAG gTCCATCTTCACCGGACCTCCGTCTACCTCGAAGACTTTTCGCGATGGACCGGTTCCCCACCAGGCGTCTTAACATCTATTCCTCCCCGGATCTTCTCCCTTTTATTCGCAACGTCCTTCGCGACACGCCGGAGTTTGAAACCATCCGTAGGTCCTGTTTCGGGAACCTCTTCGACCTCCCTGCTCGTCAATGCCCTGTGTCGTGTAAGCTGATCCACCCGTTTCTCACTCGTCAGCTAGTATGTCTTCCCAAGAACACGCTTTGGTCTGCCTTTGGTGGTTATCCTTTCCGATATGGTCTTGAGGAATTTGGCACTGTCACGGGCCTCCCGTGTGGTTCATACCCTGAAAGATACAAGCCCAACACCGGTAAAGCTATTGTCGCCGGCAAAGATAGAGTATGGAAGAGActttttggaaagaaaaaagTTGTGACGATTGCTGATCTTTGTCGGATGCTTGAGACCGACAAAGATATGGATGGGTGGAAAAAGATATGGATTGCTCTCATTATCATTGTCGACGGTGTTCTCATCGCTCACAAACAAGAAGCACGCCCGACTCCTCGTTATGTTAGGATGGTTGAAAACCTCAAAACAGAGTCTTTCCTCAAGACCATCTCATGCATGAAACCACTGAACTTTGTCCCCAAGAAATGTGAAGATCCTGTTGCTACACTTGTCAAGACGCTCAAGCAGCGCAGTTTCAGATTACAAGGCTTCCCACTTTCACTTCAGCTGGTAGCATTTCGTGCCATCCCCCAGCTTCTGGATTATATACCGGCTCCATTAAACAACCTCACCGTGATGGACTTGGAAGATGGCACTCTACCACAGCACAAGTCAATCAATGCCATCCACATCCGACGCGTCGAATTTGACCCCAAT CTGGTAGTCACTCCTATTATACCCATCGAAAATCAGCCACAACCAGGATGGGGACCGTTTCCAGACGATGCCAAGGACGACAGTGTTATCTATTTGGAACAATTTATAGGTGATCAACATTCCTTCAACAAACATATGTGGCATGGCGGGGTTATATCTGAGCCTATCATCAATAAGCCAAAGATCCGGGTCAAGAAGAAGTCTGCTACTATTAAGCAATCTTTACAAACAAGACAGCCGTCTGCAAGGAAGCAAAGGCGTATAAGTTCCTACTTTACATGTTCAACCACCCAAAGCTTCACCAACGTTCAACTTACGGAGATGGTGATCCAACTTTCAACGCAGATGAAGCAGCTCAAACGCGAGATGAAACGTAGGAAGAAACGATCTCATGCAAGGCTATCATCTTTCAACAAACTTTTTTCTCGTCGCAAGCAGTCCAACACACCACCCCACACTCCAGAACCAAGTCATAATCAG GATCAAGCCCCAATGGAGACAGATGACTTGCCTCAAAAGACATCCCCTATCATCAGTCAATACGAAGCTCAGCTACATCGTGATTCTGCAGATGATCCTCAAGATAGTTCCCTGTCACCGACCACTGCATCCACACAGAGAGTGTCCACGTTTCACCTAACCGCAACAACACAAGTGCCCACACATCCCCCGACCACAAAGTTCACAGTAGTCAACTCTCCCCCGTTTACTCCACTCCTCCACTTAGTTATCTGTCTCTTGCTAGCCCCCCTGCGAGCGACCATTGCATCCACATACAGAGTGTCCACGTTTCACCTAACCACAACAACGCATGTGTCCACACATCTCCTGACCACAACGATGACAGAAGGCAAGTCTCCCGTGTTTTTAATCAAACTCCTCCACCTAGTCAGATGA